Below is a genomic region from Streptomyces sp. NBC_00461.
CGTACGCCTGCCGGCCGAGCTCTACGAAGACGTACGACAACGTGCTGGCACCGACGACCCCGTGCCCGAATGGCTGGCCACCACCGCGGCTGAGGCGTGGGATCTCGACCTGGACGGCCAGACCGCTGGATCGGCGTTGCTCGTACGGGAGCCGACCGAACTCGCCTTCGCGCGGGCGAGTTGGGAGATCAACCTCTACTGCAACTTCGGCTGCAAACACTGCTATCTCGGCGAACGGCCCCTGGCCGGCTTGAGCTGGGAACAGAAGGTCAGGCTCATCGACATCTTCTGTCACTCAGGGGTCCTCTGGCTGCAGATCACGGGCGGCGAACCGACGGTCGATCCCGACTTCGAGGGCGCCTACCGATACGCCTACCGCCAGGGCATGATGCTCACGGTCTCGACCAACGCCTCGCGTCTGTGGAAACCCGAGGTGTTGCGGCTGTTCCGGGACTGCCCGCCGTATCGCGTCGTCGTCAGCATGTACGGCGCCACGGAGGAGTCCTTCGACGAACTCACGCAGCGCAAGGGCGCCTGGAAGAACTTCCACAGGGGCATGGTCGCGGCCCGCAACGCCGGTCTGCCCCTGCGGGTCTCCGTCGTGGTCACCGAGGACAACGCCCACGAGGTCGACGCCATGGTGGCCCTGGTCCGCAGCTGGGGCCTGGACCACCACGTCTACACCAACATGCAGCCGACCTTCTCCGGCACCGGCGAACCCCTGCTCGTGCAGTCCACTGAGCATCTGCGCAAGCGCCCGGTCTTCCAGGGCTGCAACGCGGGAGTGACCTTCTTCCACGCCGACCCGCACGCCAAGGTCTCGATCTGCAAGATCGGCCGAGACGACCAGATCGACCTCATAACGGAGGGCATCGACGGACTTCGCCGACTCGGAGCGATCTCCGATCGGCTGATGCTTCGCACCGGTGGCTGCTCGGGTTGCTCGCTTTCCGGCTCCTGCCGGGTATGCCGACCGCTCGCCAAGGTCTACCAGGAGGCGAAGGCACCACTGAACACCTACTGCCAGCACGGAGACACCAAGGAGATGGTCCACTCATGAGTTCTGTTCTCGTCGAGATCCTGACCCGCCGCCCGGCGGTCGTCCGTCCGGCTCTGCCCTCCACCCTCGTCGCGACCACGGCGGTCGTCATCGAGGCCGACGCCGACGCCCTGATGGAGGGCAGTGCCTGCTCCTGCGCGGCCGGCGACGACAACCCGAACTGACCCCTTCGGTCACCTGCGCTCAGGCCCTGGCGCGTCAGCGTCGGGGCCTGAGCTCTGAGCGCGAAATGAGTACCTTAAGCACATGCGATTCCGCTGGGACTGGCTACGTCCAGTGGTGCTGGCGCCCTACGTGCCGACGATCGGGCCGGTCCACCCGTCCGTCCTGACCGAGGACCTCTTCACTGACACCCTGATCGCGGCTTCCACCGACCGGAGGTTCTTGCGCTACGACAAGGACATCCGCTGGTCCGACAGCAAGGTCGAGACCGTTCTCGTCGAGGCCGTCGTTCACCGGCCTGGTGAGACGTTGATTCCCACGCTGTCCCGGCGAGGCGCCGGCATGGTCAAGGTTCATCTCTACGGCATCGACGACAGCGCCCTCGCGGCGACCGAACTGGCTCAGAAGCTGGCCGCCGAGCATGGAGCGGCGAAGGCACGCATCGTGCGTTTCCTCGGCCCCGAGGCACCAGACGGGCGCGGTACGCGCATCCAGCTTCAGGACTTCAGGGCGACCATCCGGCCGGCAGGCGATGGCCCCGTCCGCTCCTTTGACGAGTGGCCGGCGAATGCACGAGGCACCTTCGATGACTTCGCTGAGGAGATGGCCGCAGACGGCTTCGCCTTCCTCTACGAACAGATGCAGGCCGGAACGGTCGGCCCGGTCCTGACCGCCGTCTTGGGCGGCCGGGTGGCCGGTGCCATCGGCCCCATGGAGATCCGGCCCGACGCGATCGGCACCCCACAGCTGATGCCGCAGTACTTCGGTGTCCTCCCAGAGCACCGTGGCAGGGGTCTAGGCCGCCTGCTGTGGCGAGCTGCGATGCACTGGGGGCAAGCCAACGGAGCTGCCTACCAACTCCTTCAGACCGAGGTCGGTGGCGCTTCGGATTGCCTCTGCCGGTCCGAAGGGCTGATGTCACTCGGCTTCACGTACTGGCAGGCCAGCTGAACTTACCGCGGGCTGCTTCCGAGCAACGATCGCCCCGGGGAGTTCGATGAGAACCCGCTACCCGCGCCCTGGTAGCCCAAGACCTGACATCTCCGGGCGGCGAGGGTAGCTTCGGTCGAGTCGCACTGAACTGCGAAAAGAATAGCTCGTGGAATAATTGACAACGGTTGGTTAAGTCGGCAGGATGCCGGTGTGACGCAACCGATCTCGGCTGAAGCCGCCACCCGGATCTTGTCCCCACACCTCGACAGCATCGGTTTATGTATCGACCAGGGCTGGAAGCGCTGGCGGGCGCTACTTGCTCGCGATGCCGAACTGGGCGTCATCATCAGTAACCGCTCCCGCGCAAGCCTGGTCTACGACTTCATCCGCTACGAAGCGATGAACACCTTCGATGGGAACCCGAAGGTAACCGTCAGTGACAGCAGAGGGTTCCTTCTCCTCACGTTCGCCGACAAGATCGTGATGCGGTTCAAGAAGTTCCGCGACGGCAGTCTGCGCACCAGCAGCATCCCGACGCAGCAGAGCATCGAGTACGCCAACCAGGTGCTGCCTGGCATGGACGAGTTGACGCACCTGGTGGCTGGTTACTTGCCAGATGAAACGGGCCTTGACCTGCGCTTGGCGGCCATCACCTGCACTTTGGACAAAGATCAACTCTGGGTTCTTGACCTGGACCTCGGGATCGACCAGGCCGCGCCGGTCACCCCCATCCCGCTTGCAAGCACGCAAGATCAGCTGGATACCATCGTCCGGCCCAAGACGGCCGCAAAAGACACAGGCCAAACCGCTTCGGAAGAAAGGTAACCACCATGAACCCGCGCCTGCTCCAACTCGCGCGGGAGTCACGCGGACTGTCGCAGTCCAAACTGGCCAACCTGGCGGGCATTTCCCAGGCAGCACTGTCTAAAGCGGAGAACCAAGTCGGACCCTTGTCACCTGAACGGCTGGCTGCTCTCGCCGACGTACTGGGCTACCCCCAGGAGCTGTTCGACTGGCCTGATGAGCCCGTAGGCCTGGGACCATCGGGCTTCTACCACCGCAAGCAGTCGGGTCTGGGTAAAACAGCGCTGCAACGCATCGAGGCCGAGGTAAACCTTCTACTGATGCAGCTCCGTCGGCTGGAAGCCAGCGTGGAGATCGACCCGCCCTTCCGTCTCCCTGTGCTGGATGCCGAGGAACACGAGCCAGAGGAGGCCGCCGCGAAAGTACGCGCGAGCTGGATGATTCCAGACGGGCCGGTGCACGACGTCATCCGCACCGTCGAGCGGGCGGGCATCGTGGTGGTACGTCGGGACCTAGAATCCCTGAAGATCTCCGGCCTTAGCGTCCACCCGCCCAACGGCCTTCCGGTGATAATTCTCAACACGGGGATGCCACCCGCTCGGGAGCGGTTCACTGTCCTACACGAGCTGGGACATTTGATCATGCATCAGATCCCCAGTGACGATGGAGAGCGCGAGGCGGACCGATTCGCGTCTGAGTTCCTCATGCCGGCGCGCCTAATCGGTCCCCACTTGACCGGTCTGAACCTTCAACGTGCTGTTCAACTCAAACAGTATTGGAAGGCGTCGATGGCCGCGATCATCCAGACCGCACGCCGTCTCGACAAGATCGACGACCGCAAGTTCAAAAGCCTCCAGGTGCAGATGTCGCAGCACGGCTATCGCCGCAACGAACCGGCCGAGCCGGAGAGGGAAGAGCCCCGCATCCTGCCGAGCATGCTCGATCTACACCGCAGCGAGCACGGCTACTCGGATGCCGAGCTCGCGAAGGTGGTGGGCCTGCGAGTTCGCGAGTTCCATACCGAATACGGCGCGGCCCGCGGGCTTCGCGCCGTCTGACCCCGCGCACCCCCCCCGCTGCCTCCCTGGACGGCGAGGACCGTCGTCACGTCCGCGCGGTTTCCTCACGGAACAACCTTTGCGACCTCGGTGAGCGCTCTCTTGATCGGCAGCTTGGCGAAGTAACCAGCACCGAAAGCGACGCACATCAGGACGTACCAGAAACGCTCCGCCCCGGTCATCTCGCCGTATCCGAAGTCGGCAAGTGCTTTCTTGGCGGGGACCTTGGCGAAGTACGAGGCGCCAAAGGCGATGCAGCCGAGGACGTACCAGAAGCGCTCCGCTCCGGTCATCTCGCTGCGCGTGTGGACCTGGTTCATAACGTGTCTGCCTATTCATATCGCTGCGGATCAGAAGCGACTAGGGCACCTGGGATGGACCTTTGAGTCCGGCTCATACCGCCTGGTCGAGTCCCCTTGGAGTCTGACTGAAGTTGGGGCGAGAGCACAGACCTGCCTCACCGACCCACGCAGAAAGTCCGAGGAGCCCTTACTGAGGGCGGTCCGCAGGCCCTGGCCTCGAAGAGACCGGCCTCGCTGCCGCGCGCAATCGATCCCCGATATCCAGCTGAGACGTCTACGGGCTTCTCGTTCTCTCTTTCGCCACAAGTGACCACTTGATACTTGACTTCTTGAAGGGCCGCCACTTGGACAGCGGTGCGATTCTCGCTACCGTCCCATGCCTATGGTTCTACAGCACCTTCGATGGGCAAGAAAAGGCACTCCCACCATCGCTCAATCAAGTTCAGCAGCCACCTACGAATTCTCGCACTTGCTACCGTTTATCCGCCACACAGGGAACTGCCTAACGACAGTCGCCTTATCTGGCAACCATGTTAGATTCAGATTCAAGGTCTTGGGGATGACCATCCTTTCCATAGCACTGCTGGTCTGCTCCGAAACCAGAAACACTACGATCCAGAACGTGCGGCTGTCATTTGCTTCGCCGATCCAGAATTTATTGGTGTACCAACTCGCGGTTTCTTTAGTAGCCTTGCGCAAACTCATGAGCTGAGTCGCATCGGGATGCCCACCGCTGTCATAGGCATTCCCTATCCATAGCTCCAGGCCGTCAGGAACCCTCCCAGTGCCGGAGACAACTTGGCATGATTGCAGTCGATCTTTCGGCTGCGGATAGGTCACCTCCAAGGACGCAGAATCCGGCTTGGCATTGTCCCGCGAGGTGCGTGAAGTTTTATTGACGGCTTCCGCTTGAAGGCCGGCAAGACCAGGTCTCGCGTGCACAGCGAAGCCGCCCGCGGCAAGGATGCCAACGAGCACTAGGCAGATTGCCAGGGCTCTCTTAGTCGCCACGATGTGAGCGGCGGTGGTGCGTCGCAGCACCCACGCCGCAGCTAACACAGTAGCCACAACCACCAAGCTGACCGTGAGCCACTCAGGCAGAGAAGCAATAGCCAGGTAGACGGATACAGCGGCGGTTACGAGAGAAGCTACAAGATCAACGTTCTGCTTGATCCGATCCCAGGTCGGCGATGGCATGAACTAGCAATAACTCGCATAGCCCCACCAAACCTTCCTCTTTGCTCATTCATGGCCATTCTGAGTCAGATTTGACACATACCGACCATCATTCGTAGCGAATATATTGGACTTAAGTGGTACTAGGACTCACCCTCACCGAGGTCTGCTACAGCATGAACTGTGCTGTCGAACAGATCAGATGGTGTTTGCGGCGTCCGCTAGCACTTCCAATCGTTCAGCATGCTCAGCACAGGCCGAGTTATAGCCATCCCGCTGGGTTCGTAAGAAGAACGTCAGACGGTCCCAAATCGAGCTTGGGATGGCGAGGATGTAGCCCACCGATGTGTCGTGGGCGCCTACTGACGCACGCCCACCCGTTCAGTTCATAACTAACGGGGTTCTTCCGGCACGAACAAGTTGCGCAATATGTCAGCCTTGACGCCAAGGCATGCCCACGCCGATGGCGAAGCTCACCCCTCCAGGCTATTAGACTCCTTGCAGTCCAACTGGAAAGAGGAAATTTCTATGGTTCAGCGCACCGTAACCATCTTCACCGACGATCTGACGGACACCGAGGGTGAGGACATCGCAACCCACACTTTCAGTCTCGATGGCGTCAGCTACGACATCGACCTCAACCCTGACAGTTACCAGCAGCTGTTGGATGCCTTGGGACCCTTTGTGAAGGTCGGTCGCAAGAGCGGCGGCACCTCTCGTCGGGGTGGAGGCGGCAGGAAGGCTGCTGGAGGACCGGACCCCGTCAAGGTGCGTGAGTGGGCTCAGGGGCAGGGCATCGAGGTCAGCGCCCGCGGCCGTGTGCCGCGGACTGTCATTGAGCAGTACGAAGCAGCACATTGAGCATGGGGCACTCGCTCGGCCTGGCTCGGGCGACTTTGGTGAACGCCGACGGTTTCCTCAGCGCGAAATGGGCTTTCGAGAAGCGTTGAACGGGTGGACCCCTCTGTCGGCAACGTGTCAACCAAGCGACAGAGGGTGCCCGTCACCCTTGCATCTGGGTCTGGGCCTTGGAACGCCGAGACTCCGGAACTGCTGATCGCCGCGCGAGTTTCAGTCCTCCGAGGGGATGCGTGCGGCAATCTCTCGAGCCCACCGAGCGGCATCTGGCGATTCGGGGCCGCCTTCCTGCGCGACGGCGAGCAGCAGCCGGCGCAGATCGCGCGCTTCGTTCAAGGTGAGCAACGCGAGTCGGTCCGTCATGGGCTCCATGTCGAAGTCGATCTCATCCAGGTCGAGGTGGCCGTAGTCGTCCATGCCTGGCCAACGGCATCAGACACAAGCGGGTCACGGAACCAGACCAGAGGCAGGTCACGCCCGGCTACGGAGTGCGCCACCCAATCCGGCTCTGGCTCCGGTAGGGACCTGCCGGACAGTCCCTAATGCGGTCCCGGCGGCTCCGGGGACAAGCCGGGGACCACCGTGAACGTCGCGTCCTTCCGGCCTAGGTCGCTGTCCACCTCTTCGACGAAGAGGTGGAAGTCCCTGTGCCGCAGGAACCGGTTGGGGAAATTGAAGGACCGGAACGACACCGCGTTTGGGTTCGCGAGTCCCGGGACCATGGCGAACGTGGCGTCCTTCCGCATCAGCTGCATGTCCGGGGACTCGGGCGGGGGTGCCGACCCGGGGGGAACGAGCGGGGGGTTCGGGCCTTCGTGGAGTTTGACGCGGAAGTCCTGGTGCCGCAGGAAGTGGAGAGGGAAGTTGACGGACCGGAAGGACACGAGGTTGTGGTCCGCCAGGCCGTTCACCATGTCGAAGGTGGCGTCGGCGCGGTCCAGGTCGCTCGCAATGGCCGACAGCTCGCCCAGGAAGTTCGCGTGCCGGACGAAGTGATTGTCGATGTTGAAGGACTTGAGCGAGGAACCCATGGTGTGCACTCCCTTGCGGCCGTCGGAGGGAATCGCTTATCAGGGCAACGCCCTGAGGAAAGCGTCTCTCCGTCCGGTCGGTCCCACCAACCCGGATCGTCCTTTTCCTGCGAATGGTGGCGGTGAGAGTGCCTCTCTGCGGGTGCGGGCGTAGTATGCGGTCGCCCTGGACCCGCAGAAGCGCTACACGGTGCAGAAGCAGCCAGCTGCGGGCTCCTGCCACTATCGCTACGAGAAGGGGGAGCCACTGGCGTTCGAAATATTGGCCCACATCGCCAGGAATTCAGGACGCCCATCTGCCCGGTGGGGTGCCGATATTAACCTGGGCTGAATGTGACCCGCACGGTCGAATCAGTAGCTGCGGAACGTCGATCTGCTCGTTGAGGAAGTCCGGGTTGTAGCCCTGCAGGGGCTGTACCTCTTCGGGAGACGGCTGCTGCAGCCAGACCTTCCACGTGACCTTCTATGCTCGGCGCAGACGCTGCATCAGCCGTCAGCCGCCGCCTGGGCAGCCATCGCAGGCGTACCGGTTGCCAGCGTGTTCGCCAGTGCCGGATCGGGATCCTTGGTGGCAGCGCCGACGGCTGCAGTCCTAAGAAATCGCTTGTCGACTTCACTGGTAATGATTCGGGCACCTCCGACACCGGCCAGGAGCGCACCCATTAGCGCAGTAACTGTCAACGAAGCAGTGACCTCTCCTGATGGGCGCGTGCCGATTAGTACCGCATCCTTGAGGGGTCCGTAGAGACCCCAGGTTACAAGGGCCGCGAAAGCACCGAGGACCACGTTACCAAACACGCCGGGGCGGAGAATTCCTCTCTCCATCTTCGGCACAATGAAGCCGTTATCGGTGATCAGTGCGTTGATGATGCCACCCACAGCACCGGCGCCGACGACAGCGCCGAGGATACGCCAAACTTCGGGTGAGGTATTTCCCTGTGTAGCGGCCGCAAGCAGATCCGCAGTCTGAGTGGTCATCTCGCCCCTTCCAAAGGATGGTCATGGTTTAGCATCGGCTCGACCGTGCCCAAATGATTGACGTACCGCATGACGGAAATGCATTCATGTGGCAAGAATTCGACACACTAGGCGGACGGATTCTTCGGCTGGTTGAGCTGCAAACAGAATACTCCGCGCATTGCCACCAGCTTTGGATATCTCATCATCAGCGTGCCGCTGCGTGCGACTGGTTAGGTTGGCCACAACAACAAGGCGCGGCGCGTCCTCTACCGGCCAGGACGCCGAGGTGGTTGTGAGAGACCTGGTTGTCGTCGAACCGACCCGGCTGAACGACTTCCTCGCCCAGTTCGCCGTTGGGGCCCTGGAGTACGTGCCAGTTGCTCAGTAGCGCAGGCTGCACACGGGCGTGCCTCTTTGCGCGGTACCCCGCTCGGTAGGACTGGGCGGTCATGGGGGAGCATCTGCTCAATCATCGCCTGCCCGTGAAGGATCGTCATGCGTTCTGCCCGCCGTGCCGTACCGCCCGTCCTGCTCGCCTGCCTGCTGCTGGCGGGCTGTTCGTCCGTCAAGCTCGGCACGTCGACGTCGTCCGCAAACCAAAGCCCGGCAGAAGGAGCTTCGGGATCGGCCGCGCAGGCTGGGGCAGGGAAGCCGATCGCGGTGGGGGCGGGCCCGCAGAAGCACTACACGGTCCAGCAGCAGCCGGCCGCCGGCTCGTGCCACTACCGCTATGAGCACGGCGAGCCGCTGGAGGATCCGAAGTGCACTCCGGGTGCGATCTCCCCGGCGGTGACGCAGGCGAACCTGAAGTCGACGATCTGCCGCAAGGGCGGCTACACCTCCGGCGTACGCCCCTCTGCGTACGTGACGGGCAAGGAGAAGAAGCTGAACGCCGCATCCTACGGCTACACCGGCCGCATGGGCGATGCTGAAATGGACCACTTGATCAGCCTGCAGCTGGGAGGCGACCCCAACGACGCGCGCAACCTGTGGGTAGAGCCTGCCGACCCAGGCCACAAGAAGGGCGCCGGGGTGAACAACAAGAAGGACCCGGTGGAGACCAAGTTGCACACCGCGGTCTGCGCCGGCCAGGTATCGCTCTCCGCCGCGCAGAAGGCGATCGTCGCCGACTGGACCACAGCATTGACCGTTCTTCACCTCGGCTGAAGAGGCCCCGGCGCCACCGCACCAGTTGCGTCACACAGCTGTGGCACCTGTCCGGGACGGTGATGTGGGTGCCAGGCCTCGTCGGCAGTCTAGTTGTTAGCCATGGGAACTCCAAAGGAAGGAAAGGGGGGTTGGGGTGAGAGAGAGCCGGGGACTATGAGCCCTCCCCAGCAGAGGTGAGTCATTTGCATCTACGCCAACCGGGGTGAAGACTGGACGTAGAGCGCCCGATCAAGTAGGACGCGCCGTCTCGAACCAGAAGGGAGACGGCAATGACGAACTACAATGATCCAAAGTCCATAGAAGAGATGGCCCAGAAGAATCGGGAATTGGCCGATCGCCAGCAGGAAGCACTCGACGCTAAACGTCGGCGAGGAGAAAAGCCATCCGAGGGAGAAGAAAGGGGCATCAGGCGACTTCGGGAGCAAGCGGCGAGAGATGAAGAGGTAGCGCAGAGAATGCGCTACGGCCCTTCCGCGACGCATGAAAACCAAAGTTCCTTGCATCACCAGGCCGAGAGGTATCGCTTTTGACAGGCGAGGGCCCGGCTCGGCTGAACCCTCCCGGCAGGGACAGGAAATGTTGCCGCCGTACCAGCTGAAAGAGACACGGCTGCGTGGGGATCGAGTCTCTGGACACCACCTCCGGCCGAGAGCTCGGCCTCAATGAGGTCTGCTACAGCCTGAACTGTGCTGCCGAACAGATCAGATCGCATTTGCCGCGCCCACTAGCAATTCCAATCGCTCAGCATGCTCAGCACAGGCCGAGTTATAGCCATCCCGCTGGGTTCGTAAGACAGACGTCGGACGGTCCCTGAGGAATGCAACACTCACAAGACCCGTTTCCGTTGATCGGCGGGGATCTCTGCCCGCACTGTCCACGGCGCGGCCGGCCTTGCTTTGCACCTCGCCAACGGCGGCCGTCGCAAGCGTCAAGACCGTGTGAGGCGAGTAGTCACACACGGAACAACCTATCGGTGTGATCGACGAACGTGGCGAGGCAGAGCTGCGCCGACTCAGGGCTGATCAGAGTGGCCGCCAGCAGAAGGTCCGCAGTGATACCGCAGGCCAACCCTTTACCCAAGAGGCCGGGAGTACGCTCCGGAGCGGCTGTGGCGGCGAGACGGGCCAATGTGCCGAGAGCACGGGCACGCATCTCGGTCGGTAGCTGTTGCGCCGCGCGCTCTGCGGTGGTCCACAGTCCCGCCTGCGCTGCTGTCACGAGCAAGTCGTACGTCTGTTGTTGCTCGCCTTCCCATCTCCACCAGGCCGCAGCCCCGTACCCCGAGGGATTAGGCGGTGGCGGTACGCGCTCGACCAGCACAATCGCGCTGTCCGCGTCGACCTTGGCGACGGTCTCCACCAGGTGGCGAAACACCAGGGACAGGTCGTGGACGTGGGCCCACACCGGGCCGTCCTCCAGCAGCCCCAGATCCCTGGCCGGTTGCACGTTCCCCAGTTCGGCATGTAGCTGGGCGCAGGTGATCAGACCCTCGCCCTGGAGCCGCGGATCACGCTCGCATCGCACATGCGCGTCATAGGTGTCCAGCAGCGTGCGTGCTCTGTCCGTCTTCCCCGCTTCATGGTGGGTGCGGATCACCGAAGGGAGAAGTGCGCGCCAGGTTTCGCGGTGGCCGCGCAGAGCAAGGGCTTCGGCACCCGAGATCAGCTTGTCGTAGCGGACCGAGTCGCCCAGCAACAGCGCTGTGGACGCCAGATGGCACAGGATGCGGCCGGCACCGTCGGGGTAGACGACCCAGTCGCAGATACGTTCCGCGCGGTCGATCCCGTCGATGGCACCGGAGACGATGCGTGCCTGTGCGCAGTGTCGTGCATAGACGGACCAAGCCCATACCCGGGACTCCGGCAGCATGAGGCTGTCGGCGAGCAAGCGTGCACTCTCGTCGAGACCGGCATCGACACAGCCGGCCACCGCGGCGACGATGGCAGTCTCCACATGCGAGGCGAGATCCCGCTCCTCGCCTTCGCAGTAGGCCAGGTAGGTCTGCAGAAGCTCGAAACCCGCATCCTCCATGCCGGAGCCGAAGGCTGTGTCCAGCGCGCTGGCCACCACGTGTGCGGTCGTCAGCCTGTCCGGATGGGCGCTGGCCAGGAGATTGACTCCCTCCGCCCAGAGATCGGGGTCGTCGGCCCAGATCTCGGAGATCCTTTGCTGGCAGTGAGCGGACAGGACATCGTGTTTCACCTGACCAAGGAAGTGGCGCGCCAATTCCGTCTCCTTGGCGTCTGCCGCCCCCAGGGCTGCGGCAGACCTCCTCAGTACGCTCGCCTCGTGATCGAAGCCGTCATCGTTCCCTTGTGTGATGGTATGTCTGGCCGTGCTGCCGAACTGGTTGGTGCGGATCATGAGGCTGACAAGGTCGGCGAATGCATCCATCGCCTTTTGGTCGTCGCTCCAGCAGTAGGAGGGATCGTGCTCGTGCACGCTCTCAGCGCACCGACGCTGCGCCGCCTCCAGGACGTCGGCCACCTTGGGGTGCTCCGGATGTTCATGCACGAAGACCAGAGCGATCTCCGCGAGAGCCTCACGTTGGGCCTGTCCACCGATGTTGGTGACTCCGAGAACGCTGTACAGGTTGAGTGCCTCGATCAGGCCGAGGAGTGCGTCAACGTCACCTCGCTCCGCTGCCGCTCTGGTGAGCTGCCACAACTCCATACGGGCGGTGTCCTGTCCGGGTCGGCGCCGCCGCTCCCAGGCCGGCCTGTCTGCACGCCCATGTGCCAGGAACAAGAATTGCGTATGTAGGTCTTTGGACCACGTCGCTTCTGGAGGCATGGGCGCCGGATCCATCTGCGGGATCGCGAAACTGCCGTCCTGGAGTGCACCTAGAACCGACGACGCGGCACCCGCGCTGAGGACTCGATGCGCTGTTGCCGCCAAAAGCGCACGCAGATCAGTCGTGTCCTCCTCGCGGCAGTTCTTCAGCATTTCTATTGCCGTGTCCAGGAGGCGTCGGGCATGAGCGCGTTCCGCGCGCTGGTGTGTCAGGAGGCAGAGGTAGGTCATGAGCCGTACGCGGTGATCCGGCTCTTCCAGATGAAGCGCGATGCGCTCCGCTCGGGCCAGGTGCCCGGCCTCTGCCCACGCCCGCCCCAGGTCCGCAGGTAGGCCAGTCACCGGGCGTCGTAGTTCCTCCAGGTCCAGCGCCCGACTGGTCATCCGCAGCACGGGGGGATGGGGCGAGGCGGCCAGAGCGGACAGATAACGCTCGTTGTCCTCCAACAGCCGTACATGCGAACCTGTGCGCTGGTGCAGCAGGGCTGCCCACCGCTCGGACTCCAGTAGCTTTCCCCACGTGTCGAGTTTGCCGGAGAGTTTCAGATAGTCCGGGTACAGCTCGGTGACCCAGCGGGGTGTTGCATCGGGCCAAGCATCCGCCCACGTGCGGACCGCCGTCTCTATCGCACCGTCGAGAACCGTCCGCCGCTTCTTGTCCATGTCCTTCAGGAATGCCTCGCGCAACGTGTCGTGGGCGAAGGCGAACACCGTCGCGCCGCAACGATCGCTGGCGTGCACCAGACGCCGGATCGGCGGGGACGTGAGCACTCGCGTGACTTCACGCTTCGTCAGGTCGCAGTCCATGAAACCGCTCAGCGTGTGGAGGTCATCCGTATCCAACGGTCCTAGCACGGCTATCTGTCCGAGAAGTACATGAGCGGGAGTGGTGTCGCTTTGACTCAGGATATCTGCCATGTCATGGCTAGCTTGCTGCTCGGCTGTGCGGGCGTGATCCGTGGGAGACAGGACGACTTGCGCCGCTCTCAAATGCGGCGGAGCGAAGTCCACGCCTTCGTCCCGTGGTTCGGCGAACGGGAACGACTCCAGCGGTGTCCGGCTGAAGAGCAGTACGTGTGTGCCTTTCTGATGTCCGCCGGGAAGTGACGCCAGCAACGCATCGGCGTCCTCCATTTCGTCGATCCCGTCTATGAGCAGAACGAGATGGCGTCCTTGCTCACGGGACTGATCCAGCGCTCGTGTCCACAGTGAGTGGAACCGTTCCATCGTGGGATCCAGAGCGAAAGGATCACCCACGAGGGCCGCGAGTTGGTCGTTGACCGCGGACCACAGCTCGGAGCGTGGCATACGACGGACACGGGAGCAGAAGTACGACACGACGTCCACATCGGGCGGTGGGCCGCAGGCGAACGCCGCTGCCAGAGACGTCTTGCCCGACCAGGGCGGTCCGGTCCACAGCGCGAAGCGGCTCGACGAACGTGCCCAGTCGGCCAGGTCGTGCCACTCGTGCTCCCGGTCCTCAAGCCGTCCGGTCCTGCGCGTCAACTCCTCGACCGTTGCCGCGTAGAAGGACCGCCGCCGGGCGATCGGCAGCGTGCCCGCAGAATCGTCGTCC
It encodes:
- a CDS encoding trypsin-like peptidase domain-containing protein; this encodes MSDGTKSFDDYPARCVVAVRCRASRQDPFVFRGTGCLIADGLVLTARHVMGDSQEAEVQFGLAPGSPTVSAQVCWRGQGTFTDIAVLRLADADREALPHAPDVRLARVHRDGGGAAMPCTALGFPRFARGQLRDPPLPYVDAFEVQAHVPLATSVRDGRLRLSVESTEGGHGSWQGMSGAPVFAFGFLTAVVVEAVTRSGRQELIAVPVALATGHEQPTVTHQGRPLGEPRSNSVALWQLLAGAGVVPSADDDSAGTLPIARRRSFYAATVEELTRRTGRLEDREHEWHDLADWARSSSRFALWTGPPWSGKTSLAAAFACGPPPDVDVVSYFCSRVRRMPRSELWSAVNDQLAALVGDPFALDPTMERFHSLWTRALDQSREQGRHLVLLIDGIDEMEDADALLASLPGGHQKGTHVLLFSRTPLESFPFAEPRDEGVDFAPPHLRAAQVVLSPTDHARTAEQQASHDMADILSQSDTTPAHVLLGQIAVLGPLDTDDLHTLSGFMDCDLTKREVTRVLTSPPIRRLVHASDRCGATVFAFAHDTLREAFLKDMDKKRRTVLDGAIETAVRTWADAWPDATPRWVTELYPDYLKLSGKLDTWGKLLESERWAALLHQRTGSHVRLLEDNERYLSALAASPHPPVLRMTSRALDLEELRRPVTGLPADLGRAWAEAGHLARAERIALHLEEPDHRVRLMTYLCLLTHQRAERAHARRLLDTAIEMLKNCREEDTTDLRALLAATAHRVLSAGAASSVLGALQDGSFAIPQMDPAPMPPEATWSKDLHTQFLFLAHGRADRPAWERRRRPGQDTARMELWQLTRAAAERGDVDALLGLIEALNLYSVLGVTNIGGQAQREALAEIALVFVHEHPEHPKVADVLEAAQRRCAESVHEHDPSYCWSDDQKAMDAFADLVSLMIRTNQFGSTARHTITQGNDDGFDHEASVLRRSAAALGAADAKETELARHFLGQVKHDVLSAHCQQRISEIWADDPDLWAEGVNLLASAHPDRLTTAHVVASALDTAFGSGMEDAGFELLQTYLAYCEGEERDLASHVETAIVAAVAGCVDAGLDESARLLADSLMLPESRVWAWSVYARHCAQARIVSGAIDGIDRAERICDWVVYPDGAGRILCHLASTALLLGDSVRYDKLISGAEALALRGHRETWRALLPSVIRTHHEAGKTDRARTLLDTYDAHVRCERDPRLQGEGLITCAQLHAELGNVQPARDLGLLEDGPVWAHVHDLSLVFRHLVETVAKVDADSAIVLVERVPPPPNPSGYGAAAWWRWEGEQQQTYDLLVTAAQAGLWTTAERAAQQLPTEMRARALGTLARLAATAAPERTPGLLGKGLACGITADLLLAATLISPESAQLCLATFVDHTDRLFRV